In one Scytonema hofmannii PCC 7110 genomic region, the following are encoded:
- a CDS encoding CHAT domain-containing protein, whose product AVLLCGRMSDMVTEYQKRRWSQEKNSLEKLHGLQSEKIERIRKALIVETDPSRKFQYEQQIQEEERELQELSDRIDEIEQQLQPVLPTPVKSETQRKNQKILILAAIPQPDNLPLDKEIREIRAAIERAVKRDLFEVETRTAVRPQDIRRAIAEIRPQIVHFCGHGTEDGSLVLEDDGGNHKLVPAEGLAALFKLHAEYVNCVLLNACYSEKAAGAISQYINYTIGMNQPIEDRAAIVFAQGFYDGLGYESLKSQSLFQRAFDEGMVAVQMDNVVDGQIPVFFTGVS is encoded by the coding sequence GGCGGTATTGCTTTGTGGAAGGATGAGTGATATGGTAACAGAGTATCAAAAGCGTCGATGGTCACAAGAAAAAAATTCTCTCGAAAAACTGCACGGACTTCAAAGTGAGAAAATCGAAAGAATACGAAAGGCTTTGATTGTAGAAACAGATCCATCACGTAAGTTTCAGTACGAACAGCAAATTCAAGAAGAGGAACGGGAACTTCAAGAGTTGAGCGATCGCATAGACGAAATTGAGCAGCAACTGCAACCAGTTTTACCTACCCCAGTCAAGTCGGAAACGCAAAGAAAAAATCAAAAAATATTGATTTTAGCAGCTATTCCGCAACCTGATAATTTACCGTTAGATAAAGAGATTCGGGAAATTAGAGCAGCGATTGAACGAGCGGTAAAACGAGATTTATTTGAAGTGGAGACCAGAACTGCTGTGCGTCCTCAGGATATTCGCAGGGCGATCGCGGAAATACGCCCTCAAATTGTTCATTTTTGCGGTCATGGGACAGAGGATGGGAGTTTGGTGCTAGAGGATGATGGCGGGAACCACAAACTCGTACCAGCAGAAGGGTTGGCTGCATTGTTTAAATTACACGCAGAATATGTAAACTGTGTACTACTCAATGCTTGTTATTCAGAAAAAGCAGCAGGGGCGATTAGTCAGTATATTAACTATACTATTGGCATGAATCAGCCCATTGAAGATCGAGCAGCAATTGTGTTTGCTCAGGGGTTTTATGATGGTTTGGGGTATGAGAGTTTAAAGAGTCAAAGTCTTTTTCAAAGGGCTTTTGATGAGGGTATG